A genomic window from Streptomyces sp. MST-110588 includes:
- a CDS encoding IS481 family transposase — MPHRNAPLTETGRLRLARCVVEDNWPLRRAAERFQVSPTTAQRWAERYRRFGEAGMCDRSSRPRTSPRRTPTRTERRIIKVRVLRRWGPARIAGLLRLVPSTVHRVLTRYGLARLAHLDRATGPVIRRYERQRPGELVHVDIKKLGNIPDGGGHKVLGRQTGRKTRSNVGYSYLHTAVDDHSRLAYSEIHTDEKKETATSFWKRAHAFFAECGITVERVLTDNGACYRSHDWQDELARAGITHKRTRPYRPQTNGKVERFNRTLLDEWAYARPYRSEQERRDAFPGWLHTYNHHRGHTALQGKPPASRVPNLTGQYI; from the coding sequence GTGCCCCACCGTAATGCACCCCTGACCGAGACAGGCCGCCTGCGTCTGGCTCGCTGCGTGGTCGAGGACAACTGGCCCCTCAGGCGCGCCGCGGAACGCTTCCAGGTCTCGCCGACGACAGCCCAGCGGTGGGCTGAGCGCTACCGGCGGTTCGGTGAGGCCGGGATGTGCGACCGCTCCTCCCGCCCGCGCACAAGCCCGCGCCGCACCCCCACCCGCACCGAGCGCCGCATCATCAAGGTTCGTGTCCTGCGCCGCTGGGGACCAGCCCGCATCGCGGGCCTGCTGCGGCTGGTGCCCTCGACCGTGCACCGCGTGCTGACTCGCTACGGCCTGGCCCGCCTCGCGCATCTGGACCGGGCAACCGGCCCTGTCATACGCCGCTACGAACGCCAACGGCCAGGCGAACTGGTCCACGTCGACATCAAGAAACTCGGCAACATCCCCGACGGCGGCGGACACAAGGTCCTGGGCCGGCAGACAGGCCGAAAGACCCGCTCGAACGTCGGCTACAGCTACTTGCACACCGCCGTCGACGACCACTCCCGCCTGGCCTACAGCGAGATCCACACCGACGAGAAGAAGGAAACAGCCACCAGCTTCTGGAAGCGGGCCCACGCTTTCTTCGCCGAGTGCGGCATCACCGTCGAGCGGGTGCTGACCGACAACGGCGCCTGCTACCGCTCACACGACTGGCAAGACGAGCTGGCCCGGGCCGGGATCACGCACAAACGCACCCGGCCCTACCGGCCCCAGACCAATGGCAAGGTCGAACGCTTCAACCGCACGCTGCTGGACGAGTGGGCCTACGCCCGCCCCTACCGCTCGGAGCAGGAACGACGCGACGCCTTCCCCGGCTGGCTCCACACCTACAATCACCACCGCGGCCACACCGCGCTGCAAGGGAAACCACCCGCCAGCCGCGTCCCCAACCTCACGGGCCAGTACATCTAG
- a CDS encoding serine hydrolase, with the protein MNTEALLREMRRQLHDGGLHGTLLVRNLHTGEELGIEPDTELPTASLVKVPLALATLERIRRGELHGAMMLDVPPGRITTPGPTGLSRFRHPVRIAVEDLLYLSTCLSDGTAADALFDLTPPDQVTAILREFGLGGITVRHTMRELSDTPVERFDPAEAHLAYALAIDAGTGGRGHRVPQLDTTRANTGSARAYAGLLQALWRPSAIDPEVAGRVRDLMANNVLRHRLAPDFSSDATTWSSKTGTLLNLRHEIGVVEHSDGMAFAIAVLTESLVPAGTQPGADALMSQVARTLRDHLRQL; encoded by the coding sequence GTGAACACCGAGGCACTGCTGCGCGAGATGCGCCGCCAACTGCACGACGGCGGCCTGCACGGCACTCTGCTCGTACGGAACCTGCACACGGGGGAGGAGCTGGGCATCGAGCCGGACACCGAGCTGCCCACCGCCTCCCTGGTCAAGGTCCCGCTCGCGCTGGCGACCCTGGAGCGCATCCGGCGCGGCGAACTCCACGGCGCGATGATGCTGGACGTACCGCCCGGACGGATCACCACACCCGGCCCCACCGGGCTGAGCCGTTTCCGCCACCCCGTCCGGATCGCGGTCGAGGACCTGCTCTACCTGAGCACCTGTCTGAGCGACGGAACGGCCGCCGACGCCCTGTTCGACCTGACCCCGCCCGACCAGGTCACCGCCATCCTCCGCGAGTTCGGCCTGGGCGGCATCACCGTACGGCACACGATGCGCGAACTGTCCGACACGCCCGTGGAACGCTTCGATCCCGCCGAGGCCCACCTCGCCTACGCCCTGGCCATCGACGCCGGCACCGGCGGACGCGGGCACCGGGTGCCCCAGCTCGACACCACCCGCGCCAACACCGGCAGCGCACGCGCCTACGCCGGGCTGCTCCAGGCCCTGTGGAGACCCTCGGCGATCGACCCCGAAGTGGCCGGGCGGGTACGCGACCTCATGGCCAACAACGTGCTGCGGCACCGCCTCGCCCCGGACTTCAGCTCCGACGCCACCACCTGGTCCTCCAAGACCGGCACGCTCTTGAACCTCCGCCACGAGATCGGTGTCGTCGAGCACTCCGACGGAATGGCCTTCGCCATAGCCGTTCTGACCGAGTCCCTCGTCCCGGCCGGCACCCAGCCCGGTGCCGACGCCCTGATGTCCCAGGTCGCCCGCACCCTGCGGGACCATCTGCGGCAGCTCTAG
- the bla gene encoding class A beta-lactamase: MQQYRFRRAVVGTLATLALVPSAACGAQGHTEDTSASSSASSATSVSASAASLARTEPAAAVKPYARALRDLERKYGARLGVYAIDTGTGREVAYKDGERFAYNSTFKALEAGAVLRKYSLNGLDRMITYSKDDLVDNSPVTKEHVAAGRMSLGELCDAAVRFSDNTAANLLFDQLGGPRGLDAVLAEIGDDVTVMERYEPKLSSWVPGVISDTSTARAIAKDLRAFVLGDVLGKRERAQLTKWLRTNTTGDELIRAGVPKGWVVGDKTGTGTYYGARNDIAVLWPPHRAPVVVAIMSHRNEKDAPYDNKLIAEAATVVTDTLSK; this comes from the coding sequence ATGCAGCAATACCGTTTCCGGCGTGCCGTCGTCGGTACGCTCGCCACGCTCGCCCTCGTCCCGTCGGCAGCCTGTGGCGCGCAGGGTCACACGGAGGACACCTCGGCGTCCTCGTCGGCGTCCTCGGCGACGTCGGTGTCGGCATCGGCGGCGTCCCTCGCCAGGACGGAACCGGCCGCGGCCGTCAAGCCGTACGCCCGCGCGTTGCGGGACCTGGAGCGCAAGTACGGCGCACGGCTCGGGGTGTACGCGATCGACACCGGTACGGGGCGCGAGGTGGCCTACAAGGACGGTGAACGGTTCGCCTACAACTCCACGTTCAAGGCCCTGGAAGCCGGTGCCGTCCTGCGGAAGTACTCGCTGAACGGGCTGGACCGGATGATCACGTACTCCAAGGACGACCTGGTCGACAACTCGCCCGTCACCAAGGAGCATGTCGCGGCCGGGAGGATGAGCCTGGGTGAGCTGTGTGACGCCGCCGTGCGGTTCAGCGACAACACCGCCGCCAACCTGCTGTTCGATCAGCTCGGCGGGCCCCGGGGCCTGGACGCCGTCCTGGCGGAGATCGGTGACGACGTCACCGTGATGGAGCGCTACGAGCCAAAACTGAGCAGTTGGGTGCCGGGGGTCATCAGCGACACGAGCACGGCGCGGGCGATCGCGAAAGACCTCCGCGCATTCGTGCTCGGGGACGTCCTCGGCAAGCGGGAACGGGCCCAGCTCACGAAGTGGCTGCGGACCAACACCACCGGGGACGAGCTGATCAGAGCCGGTGTGCCCAAGGGGTGGGTGGTCGGCGACAAGACCGGGACCGGCACCTACTACGGCGCGCGCAACGACATCGCCGTGCTGTGGCCGCCGCACCGCGCGCCCGTCGTCGTGGCGATCATGTCGCACCGCAACGAGAAGGACGCCCCGTACGACAACAAACTGATCGCCGAAGCGGCGACCGTGGTCACCGACACGCTGTCGAAGTAG
- a CDS encoding DUF6480 family protein — protein sequence MAGPAQNPDPKNPDPANPDPKNPDPSPGTTPGLEGGGGVPPGETPPAESSMSGAGPRETYNPGRGWSRGPLLLLALVVVLCAIFFLARIWGW from the coding sequence GTGGCCGGCCCCGCGCAGAACCCCGACCCGAAGAACCCCGATCCGGCCAACCCGGATCCCAAGAACCCCGACCCGTCGCCCGGGACGACACCCGGCCTCGAAGGGGGCGGCGGCGTGCCGCCAGGTGAGACGCCGCCCGCCGAGAGCAGTATGTCCGGCGCCGGGCCGCGCGAGACCTACAACCCGGGGCGCGGCTGGTCCCGGGGCCCGCTCCTGCTCCTCGCGCTGGTCGTCGTGCTGTGCGCGATCTTCTTTCTCGCCCGCATCTGGGGCTGGTGA
- a CDS encoding ChaB family protein, protein MPGRQELPSTLGRSPEEAQRTWIKAHDSAVEQYGEGERAHRVAYGALKHTHEKVGDHWERKEKGRKGPSDPQSARPRQQGGRSGEGVDEQSSKEHLYDLAQRLDIEGRSRMSKPELLEAIRKANRSRTRQARSE, encoded by the coding sequence GTGCCAGGACGGCAGGAACTGCCCTCGACCCTGGGGCGCTCACCCGAGGAAGCCCAGCGCACCTGGATCAAGGCGCACGACTCGGCCGTGGAACAGTACGGCGAGGGTGAACGGGCCCACCGCGTGGCCTACGGCGCCCTCAAGCACACCCACGAGAAGGTCGGCGACCACTGGGAGCGCAAGGAGAAGGGCCGCAAGGGCCCCTCCGACCCGCAGTCGGCCAGGCCGCGGCAGCAGGGCGGGCGCAGCGGCGAGGGCGTGGACGAGCAGTCCTCCAAGGAGCATCTGTACGACCTCGCGCAGCGCCTGGACATCGAAGGCCGCTCGCGGATGTCCAAGCCGGAGCTGCTGGAGGCCATCCGCAAGGCGAACCGTTCGCGGACGCGCCAGGCCCGGTCGGAGTGA
- a CDS encoding endonuclease yields MSGGGTAKSTASTVRALLEGHGQTYAAEAGIRLKDTPQPLYRLLVLAVLLSARIRATTAVAAARALADAGLRDARRMADATWQARVDALGEGGYRRYDERTATQLGDGARLVLEKYGGDLRKLRDAAGGSTGRLRTLLREVPGLGPTGIDIFLREVQAVWTALAPYLDAKALDGARRVGLPGDPDALWKAVRTADRTAEPAALAAALVRVALDAQAARDVREAGS; encoded by the coding sequence GTGAGCGGCGGCGGCACGGCCAAGAGCACGGCCAGCACCGTCCGCGCGCTCCTGGAGGGCCACGGACAGACGTACGCCGCCGAGGCCGGCATCCGTCTGAAGGACACCCCGCAGCCGCTGTACCGGCTGCTGGTGCTCGCCGTTCTGCTCAGCGCCCGCATCCGGGCCACGACCGCGGTGGCGGCGGCCCGGGCGCTGGCCGACGCCGGGCTGCGGGACGCGCGGCGGATGGCGGACGCCACCTGGCAGGCGCGGGTGGACGCGCTCGGCGAGGGCGGCTACCGGCGTTACGACGAACGCACCGCCACCCAGTTGGGTGACGGGGCCCGCCTGGTGCTGGAGAAGTACGGCGGCGATCTGCGCAAGCTGCGGGACGCGGCGGGCGGCTCGACCGGGCGGCTGCGCACGCTGCTGCGCGAGGTGCCGGGGCTGGGTCCGACGGGCATCGACATCTTTCTGCGCGAGGTGCAGGCGGTGTGGACCGCGCTCGCGCCGTACCTGGACGCCAAGGCGCTGGACGGCGCCCGGCGGGTGGGGCTGCCGGGTGACCCGGACGCCCTGTGGAAGGCCGTACGCACGGCGGACCGGACGGCGGAACCGGCCGCGCTGGCCGCGGCGCTGGTCCGGGTGGCGCTGGACGCACAGGCGGCCCGGGACGTACGGGAGGCGGGGAGCTGA
- a CDS encoding DUF3140 domain-containing protein, with protein sequence MAEDPITTDPATEPESDALWDTFHRVVNMTSPELATWLRTSAAEENSEEVPDLAGPPVGRHVLAILQKRRTDLTDEDITCMREVIDEVNERLSTAPSDAAQRPEWRHALMSLGHDPLREGT encoded by the coding sequence ATGGCGGAAGACCCGATCACCACGGACCCCGCGACGGAGCCCGAGAGCGACGCGCTGTGGGACACGTTCCACCGCGTGGTCAACATGACCTCGCCGGAGCTGGCCACATGGCTGCGGACCAGCGCCGCCGAGGAGAACAGCGAGGAGGTGCCCGACCTCGCGGGTCCGCCCGTGGGCCGGCACGTCCTGGCGATCTTGCAAAAGCGCCGTACCGACCTCACCGACGAGGACATCACCTGTATGCGTGAGGTCATCGACGAGGTGAACGAGCGCCTGAGCACGGCCCCGTCCGACGCCGCGCAGCGACCGGAGTGGCGGCACGCCCTGATGTCGCTGGGCCACGATCCGCTGCGCGAGGGGACGTGA
- a CDS encoding phosphatidylinositol-specific phospholipase C domain-containing protein: MRVGRVNRTRSAGAAAVAAAAVIATMGPAVAAPAGTYDKTTAVGVHNAYEKGKYPYFADALDSGAGLVELDVWTNGLGRSWRVSHANPLGNNSNCVNAAGPAELRTKPRDQDFAGCLADMRAWHDANPGHRPIVVKVEMKDGFNARGGRGPAAFDALVRGKLGDAVYGPGDLVGRHATLDEAVRADGWPERSALAGKFLFELIPGTVEEGNPLDKLWTDREYATHLKDLAAQGELAQATAFPAVHRAAPGDPRERYADPALRPWFVVFDGDAAAYMNGTVDTAWYDTRHYLLIMTDAHKVPPVIDGTRPTEAQARARVDQLAAAHASFATADWYPLPQVLKTVVPRGTRG, encoded by the coding sequence ATGAGGGTGGGGCGCGTGAACAGAACGCGAAGTGCGGGGGCCGCGGCGGTCGCGGCGGCGGCGGTGATCGCGACGATGGGCCCGGCGGTGGCAGCGCCCGCCGGGACGTACGACAAGACCACGGCGGTGGGCGTCCACAACGCCTACGAGAAGGGCAAGTACCCCTATTTCGCCGATGCCCTGGACTCCGGCGCCGGGCTCGTCGAACTCGACGTGTGGACCAACGGGCTGGGCAGGTCCTGGCGCGTCTCGCACGCCAACCCGCTGGGGAACAACAGCAACTGCGTGAACGCCGCCGGCCCCGCGGAGCTGCGCACCAAGCCCCGCGACCAGGACTTCGCCGGCTGCCTCGCCGACATGAGGGCCTGGCACGACGCCAACCCGGGGCACCGCCCGATCGTCGTCAAGGTCGAGATGAAGGACGGCTTCAACGCCCGGGGCGGCCGGGGGCCCGCCGCGTTCGACGCGCTGGTCCGCGGCAAGCTGGGGGACGCCGTGTACGGGCCCGGCGACCTGGTGGGGCGGCACGCGACCCTGGACGAGGCGGTACGCGCCGACGGCTGGCCCGAGCGGTCCGCGCTCGCCGGGAAGTTCCTCTTCGAACTCATCCCCGGCACGGTCGAGGAGGGCAACCCGCTCGACAAGCTCTGGACCGACCGCGAGTACGCCACCCACCTCAAGGACCTCGCCGCACAGGGCGAGCTCGCGCAGGCCACCGCCTTCCCGGCCGTGCACCGCGCCGCCCCCGGAGACCCGCGCGAGCGCTACGCCGACCCGGCCCTGCGCCCCTGGTTCGTGGTCTTCGACGGGGACGCCGCGGCGTACATGAACGGCACCGTCGACACCGCCTGGTACGACACCCGGCACTACCTGCTGATCATGACCGACGCCCACAAGGTGCCCCCGGTCATCGACGGCACCAGGCCCACCGAGGCCCAGGCGCGCGCCCGCGTGGACCAACTGGCCGCAGCCCACGCCAGCTTCGCCACCGCCGACTGGTACCCGCTGCCGCAGGTCCTCAAGACCGTGGTGCCGCGGGGTACCCGGGGTTAG
- a CDS encoding FAD-dependent oxidoreductase, with protein MERTTCCVVGGGPAGMMLGLLLARAGVQVTVLEKHRDFLRDFRGDTVHPSTLRLLDELGLGEEFGALPARRLEEMRMEIGGTTVVMADFRRLPGRHKYLAMVPQWDFLSLLADAAAKEPSFTLRMGTAVTGLRTEAGRVTGVRHVDADGRTGELAADLTVACDGRDSLVRSLAGLRPRWFQVPMDVWNVRVPVPRDAAGDIKDGRVFARFGGGQAAVTMDRGGYYQTSYLIPKGRDRALRAHDIQWFRDRIGALFGWDREVTGAIGSWDEVKLLEVTMGRLPRWYRPGLLCIGDAAHTMSPVGGVGVNLAVQDAVAAARILAGPLRRGTVGVPDLARVQRRRGLPVSLVQGAQRGEHAAVLLPALEGTLDGDRLPVPLRLLRRWPALRTVTGYLGGIGVRAEHAPGFARP; from the coding sequence GTGGAACGTACGACGTGCTGTGTGGTGGGTGGCGGCCCGGCGGGCATGATGCTCGGACTGCTGCTGGCCAGAGCCGGGGTCCAAGTGACCGTTCTGGAGAAGCACCGGGACTTCCTGCGCGACTTCCGCGGGGACACCGTGCACCCTTCGACGCTGCGGCTCCTGGACGAACTGGGGCTGGGCGAGGAGTTCGGCGCGCTGCCCGCCCGCCGGCTCGAAGAGATGCGGATGGAGATCGGCGGCACGACCGTGGTGATGGCCGACTTCCGCCGGCTGCCCGGCCGCCACAAATACCTCGCCATGGTCCCGCAGTGGGACTTCCTCAGCCTCCTCGCGGACGCCGCGGCCAAGGAGCCTTCCTTCACGCTGCGGATGGGTACGGCCGTCACCGGCCTGCGTACCGAGGCCGGCCGGGTGACCGGGGTGCGCCATGTGGACGCGGACGGCCGGACCGGTGAACTGGCGGCCGATCTGACGGTCGCCTGCGACGGCCGCGACTCGCTGGTCAGGAGCTTGGCCGGACTCCGGCCGCGGTGGTTCCAGGTGCCCATGGACGTGTGGAACGTACGGGTCCCGGTGCCGCGCGATGCCGCCGGTGACATCAAGGACGGCCGGGTCTTCGCCCGCTTCGGGGGCGGGCAGGCGGCGGTCACCATGGACCGCGGCGGGTACTACCAGACCTCGTACCTGATCCCCAAGGGCCGGGACCGGGCGCTGCGGGCACACGACATCCAGTGGTTCCGCGACCGGATCGGCGCCCTGTTCGGCTGGGACCGGGAGGTGACCGGTGCGATCGGCTCCTGGGACGAGGTCAAGCTGCTGGAGGTGACCATGGGGCGGCTGCCGCGCTGGTACCGGCCCGGCCTGCTGTGCATCGGGGACGCGGCGCACACCATGTCCCCGGTGGGCGGCGTGGGGGTCAACCTGGCGGTGCAGGACGCCGTGGCGGCGGCCCGCATCCTGGCCGGGCCGCTGCGCCGGGGCACCGTCGGCGTACCGGACCTGGCGCGGGTACAGCGCCGGCGGGGGCTCCCGGTGTCCCTGGTGCAGGGGGCGCAGCGCGGCGAGCACGCGGCGGTGCTGCTGCCCGCCCTGGAGGGGACGCTCGACGGCGACCGGCTGCCGGTGCCGCTGCGGCTTCTGCGGCGGTGGCCCGCCCTGCGTACGGTGACCGGCTACCTCGGCGGCATCGGCGTCCGCGCCGAACACGCGCCCGGCTTCGCCCGCCCCTGA
- a CDS encoding TetR/AcrR family transcriptional regulator yields MTRRRGTDTGAPTFTEQARRRQLVECTIDLISTRGYPATSLSAIAEEAGISKAAVLYHFSSKDNLTQATLAHVLEQFTAYVTERVERESDPRAAVVAYVRAMIGYQQANRRHVRVITEMLLDDHGGTRLKTPGSHDTNDRIGSLVRLLTAGQEAGSLRDFDARTVALAIGGAIDGVISHWLAHPDLDLDAAADELEHFTLNAIDRRDRS; encoded by the coding sequence ATGACTCGTCGGCGGGGTACGGACACCGGCGCACCGACCTTCACGGAGCAGGCCCGTCGTCGGCAGCTCGTCGAGTGCACGATCGACCTGATCTCCACCCGGGGCTATCCGGCGACCTCGCTGTCGGCGATCGCCGAGGAGGCCGGCATCTCCAAGGCCGCCGTCCTCTACCACTTCTCTTCCAAGGACAACCTGACGCAGGCGACGCTGGCACACGTGCTGGAGCAGTTCACCGCGTACGTCACCGAGCGCGTGGAACGGGAGTCCGATCCGCGGGCCGCCGTCGTGGCCTACGTCCGGGCGATGATCGGTTACCAGCAGGCCAACCGCCGTCATGTGCGGGTGATCACCGAGATGCTGCTCGACGACCACGGCGGCACCCGGCTCAAGACACCCGGCTCGCACGACACCAACGACCGCATCGGCTCCCTGGTCCGGCTGCTGACGGCCGGTCAGGAGGCGGGCTCACTGCGGGATTTCGACGCCCGTACGGTGGCGCTGGCGATCGGCGGTGCGATCGACGGCGTGATCTCGCACTGGCTCGCCCATCCGGACCTCGACCTGGACGCCGCGGCCGACGAGTTGGAGCACTTCACCCTCAACGCCATCGACCGCCGCGACCGGTCCTGA
- a CDS encoding DUF5949 family protein: MTSTQSAGGTIRHSQLGTLVMIGWSGENAQDGNDVPFLLTYSLGNGKDGPQAGMAAMEQLIRQIGLTIGNELLDGSRAPGLPLTLLVEGGQAVLTTPHFNAQCTVPQEWLAAARARRQVYALFATRPWPEAVPGRPVGEEALKRFVANEDVLTTSAHCLLPVRTLQGSNAQ, translated from the coding sequence ATGACTTCTACCCAGTCCGCCGGCGGCACCATCCGGCACAGCCAGTTGGGCACCCTTGTGATGATCGGATGGAGCGGTGAGAACGCGCAGGACGGGAACGACGTGCCCTTCCTGCTCACGTACTCCCTGGGCAACGGAAAGGACGGTCCGCAGGCCGGCATGGCCGCCATGGAACAGCTCATCCGGCAGATCGGGCTGACCATCGGCAACGAGCTGCTGGACGGCTCGCGGGCGCCGGGACTGCCGCTGACCCTCCTCGTGGAGGGCGGGCAGGCGGTCCTGACGACGCCGCACTTCAACGCGCAGTGCACGGTGCCGCAGGAGTGGCTGGCCGCGGCGCGCGCCCGCCGTCAGGTCTACGCGCTGTTCGCGACCCGCCCGTGGCCGGAGGCGGTGCCCGGGCGTCCCGTGGGCGAGGAGGCGCTGAAGCGGTTCGTGGCCAACGAGGACGTGCTGACCACCTCGGCGCACTGCCTGCTGCCGGTGCGCACCCTCCAGGGCAGCAACGCCCAGTAG
- a CDS encoding antitoxin, producing the protein MSMMDKLKQMLKGHQEQTGKGIDKAGDAFDQRTGGKYSGQVDSAQDKLKDQFGRSGDDRPRH; encoded by the coding sequence ATGTCGATGATGGACAAGCTCAAGCAGATGCTCAAGGGCCACCAGGAGCAGACCGGCAAGGGCATCGACAAGGCGGGCGACGCCTTCGATCAGCGCACCGGAGGGAAGTACAGCGGCCAGGTGGACTCCGCCCAGGACAAGCTCAAGGACCAGTTCGGCCGGAGCGGGGACGACCGGCCCCGGCACTGA
- a CDS encoding DUF4239 domain-containing protein — MSEWLVLSLAMAAACGVVLAITVLRQRRIGEDDDPSETPDVIEYMTMMVGVVYAIVLGLAIAGVWEARGAAQDTVRTEAQALHEVSARARVYPQPVRARIRSDVDQYVSHVVHKEWPVLAGQGKLTGRGADLLAKVRADVSDYRPRDSYEEQSYQGIIDQVGVADGARSARGDSAGATLPPVVWFGLLSGAAVTIGLIFTLQIRRSGRELLMAGLFSALIAFLLFLVWDFDAPFSRGLTATAEPFTDLFPHV, encoded by the coding sequence ATGTCCGAATGGCTGGTGCTGTCCCTCGCCATGGCCGCTGCCTGCGGCGTCGTCCTGGCCATCACGGTCCTCAGACAGCGCCGGATCGGCGAGGACGACGATCCGTCCGAGACGCCCGACGTCATCGAGTACATGACGATGATGGTGGGGGTGGTGTACGCGATCGTGCTGGGCCTGGCCATCGCCGGCGTCTGGGAGGCCCGCGGCGCCGCGCAGGACACCGTACGGACCGAGGCGCAGGCGCTGCACGAGGTCAGCGCCCGGGCCCGGGTGTATCCGCAGCCGGTCCGGGCGCGGATCCGCTCGGACGTCGACCAGTACGTCAGCCATGTCGTCCACAAGGAGTGGCCGGTCCTGGCCGGGCAGGGGAAGCTCACCGGGCGTGGCGCGGACCTGCTGGCGAAGGTACGGGCCGATGTCAGCGACTACCGGCCGCGCGACAGCTATGAGGAGCAGTCCTACCAGGGCATCATCGATCAGGTGGGGGTGGCGGACGGGGCCCGCAGCGCCCGCGGTGACAGCGCCGGGGCGACCCTGCCGCCGGTGGTCTGGTTCGGGCTGCTCTCCGGCGCGGCCGTCACCATCGGCCTGATCTTCACGCTCCAGATCCGCCGCTCCGGGCGTGAGCTGCTGATGGCCGGCCTGTTCAGCGCCCTGATCGCTTTTCTGCTCTTCCTGGTGTGGGACTTCGACGCGCCCTTCAGCCGGGGCCTGACGGCCACGGCGGAGCCCTTCACCGATCTCTTCCCGCACGTGTGA
- a CDS encoding cytochrome P450 — protein MTAVEVFTPRTYADGVPYGLFRELRATRPVCWIEEPAVDGWPAGPGYWAVLRHADVKHVLRTPGCYSSYLGATQIRDPDTEADLAFVRAMMLNQDPPDHARVRRVVAAAFTPRAVRELEQDIDARARTLVEQVARDGAADFVTVAADLPVWTLARVMGVPESDRQLLVDWSNRVIGYQDAEYAECAEHAENTEHAEYAGAARPGTADPARLSPMARAALAQRPAPALRPDGHPVNPRSRAALADMFAYAHALARRPRPGSVMAHMRAGGLNEAELENMFFLFAVAGNETLRNGIPGGLLTLLRHPEEYRRLRAAPELTGSAVEEMLRHWPPVMNFRRTAARDVELGGVRIRRGEKVVVYHASANRDETVFHDPDRFDVTRAPNDHLSFGFGPHFCMGAHLARVQMRSVLRHVLTLLPGLRPDGEPTRLVSNFQNGLKHLPVAVGTPD, from the coding sequence GTGACTGCTGTTGAGGTGTTCACCCCGCGGACCTACGCCGACGGGGTCCCCTACGGCCTCTTCCGGGAACTGCGCGCCACCCGTCCCGTGTGCTGGATCGAGGAACCCGCGGTCGACGGCTGGCCGGCCGGGCCCGGCTACTGGGCGGTGCTGCGGCACGCCGACGTCAAGCACGTGCTGCGTACGCCCGGGTGCTACTCCTCATACCTGGGCGCCACCCAGATCCGTGACCCCGACACCGAGGCCGACCTGGCCTTCGTACGCGCCATGATGCTCAACCAGGACCCGCCGGACCACGCCCGCGTCCGGCGGGTGGTCGCCGCGGCCTTCACCCCGCGCGCCGTACGGGAGTTGGAGCAGGACATCGACGCGCGGGCCCGCACACTGGTGGAGCAGGTGGCACGGGACGGCGCGGCCGATTTCGTGACGGTGGCCGCGGACCTGCCGGTGTGGACCCTGGCGCGGGTGATGGGAGTGCCGGAGTCGGACCGGCAGTTGCTCGTGGACTGGTCGAACCGGGTCATCGGCTACCAGGACGCGGAGTACGCCGAGTGCGCGGAGCACGCCGAGAACACCGAGCACGCCGAGTACGCAGGGGCCGCGCGGCCGGGCACCGCGGACCCGGCGCGGCTGAGCCCCATGGCCCGGGCCGCGCTGGCGCAGCGCCCGGCACCCGCGCTGCGCCCCGACGGGCACCCCGTCAACCCCCGCTCCCGCGCGGCGCTCGCCGACATGTTCGCCTACGCCCACGCGCTGGCACGACGGCCGCGCCCCGGCAGCGTCATGGCCCACATGCGGGCGGGCGGGCTCAACGAGGCGGAGTTGGAGAACATGTTCTTCCTCTTCGCGGTGGCCGGGAACGAGACCCTGCGCAACGGCATCCCGGGCGGTCTGCTCACCCTGCTGCGCCACCCCGAGGAGTACCGGCGCCTGCGCGCCGCACCGGAGCTGACCGGCTCGGCGGTCGAGGAGATGCTGCGCCACTGGCCGCCGGTGATGAACTTCCGCCGCACCGCCGCCCGCGACGTGGAGCTGGGCGGCGTACGGATCCGGCGGGGCGAGAAGGTCGTCGTCTACCACGCCTCCGCCAACCGCGACGAGACGGTCTTCCACGACCCCGACCGCTTCGACGTCACCCGTGCCCCCAACGACCACCTCAGCTTCGGCTTCGGCCCGCACTTCTGCATGGGCGCCCATCTCGCCCGCGTCCAGATGCGGTCCGTGCTGCGGCATGTGCTGACCCTGCTTCCCGGCCTCCGGCCGGACGGCGAGCCGACCCGCCTGGTCTCCAACTTCCAGAACGGGCTCAAGCACCTGCCGGTGGCCGTCGGCACACCCGACTGA